GTCAAACTAGCCAATTGTCCAATTTCATAAGGCAAAGCCTGTAGTCCATTTTTATACAAATCAAGCTTATGCAGACTGTGTAATGCACCAATAGACGCAGGGAGGTGTGCTATTTGATTGTCATACAGATCAAGTATTTGCAAAGCCTTCAATTGCATGATCTCTTTAGGCAAAGTAGTAAGCTTGTTTTGTCGCAATTCAAGCGTTTGCAGATTTCGTAACAAGCCAATTTCGGTGGGGAGTTGGGTTAACTTATGATTGTTTAAACAAAGGGTGGCTTGGTTGAGGTAAGCAAGGTGAGCCGCTTCTATTTTTTGTAGTTGCTTGTCAAAAATACTTTGGTATAACCTTAGGTAGCTTGTCAGGTATACTTCCAGCTCGGGAGCATTGCGTGTCATTTCTAAAGCACGGTTTACCTCGGTGGGGTTAGGCGAGTGCAAAAAATCAAAAAAAATTGCTTGATTGCTCATAGGTTGTAGAAACTTGACTCAGGGAATAATCATTGTTGGTAATCAAGTATTTAGAAATTAAAACAGGCATTTAAAGCTAAGAATTTTTTTTCTGATTTTAAAACATACCTATCAGTTAGTATCAATAGCGAGTTTCTACATCGTCGTGAGGCTAAATTAACTTCGCCAAGCTCAACACAACTGCTTCAATCATAGATTCAGTTTAAAAATATGGGTAGTGAAAGCCGCATAAAGCGCGCAAGGGATGAATTTTAAAAAGCCCTCAGCGCAAAACAGCCATTATTCAAAAATAACCTTACAATCAGGCAACCAACTCGTAATGAGTGCCCTTTCTTTGGTAGAAATGGGGTTTCCTTTAAGATACAGCCATTTTAGTTTTTTTAGTTGAGCAATTTCAGGTGGGAGTTTGCTTATTTGATTGTTCTGTAGATGTAAAGAAACAAGCCCAGTCATTTTTTTAATATCAGCCGGAATGCTTTTCAGACGATTGCTTTTCAAGTATAAATATTTTAATTGAGCCATTTGGGTAAGCACTTCTGGGAAGACTTCGAAAGAGTTATACCGACAAAACAGATGTGTTAGTTTTTTCAATTGAGCAAGGCTGGCTGGTAGTGTAGTCAAACGGTTACGGGTAAAATAAAGCCTGGCGAGGTGAGACAGGCGAGTAATGGATGAAGGTACTTTAGTGAGTCCACGATTGCGTAAATCGAGTTTAATCACACTATCAGGGTTTGTGAGCGCTATTGGTAAGGCAGACCGAGGATTGTTTTGGGCAACAGCAATAGGAGTGC
This is a stretch of genomic DNA from Microscilla marina ATCC 23134. It encodes these proteins:
- a CDS encoding leucine-rich repeat domain-containing protein, with amino-acid sequence MSNQAIFFDFLHSPNPTEVNRALEMTRNAPELEVYLTSYLRLYQSIFDKQLQKIEAAHLAYLNQATLCLNNHKLTQLPTEIGLLRNLQTLELRQNKLTTLPKEIMQLKALQILDLYDNQIAHLPASIGALHSLHKLDLYKNGLQALPYEIGQLASLTTLWLNENKLKALPESIGQLHHLQELDIHKNELSVLPEAIGNLTNLQVLDLRQNKLTSLPATIGQLQNLRELHLSSNRLTTLPPQIGELQGLWVLGIADNRISSLPEEIRQLQSLQKLYICNNPVAALRVPRSRGQAQIKEWLPNCTIYF